The stretch of DNA ATTTCAAAAGCAATATTTTCTATCACTACTGTCCGACAAAAAGATTCCAGTTGAAACGTTAGTTGAATAAAAATAAGGGGCTACTCCCCGAAGGTTTCACCCCGATGTTGTAGATTTGTTTTGCGAAAAAAAACACAACATGGGCAAAAATACAGAAATAAAATTAGTCGGACAGCCGATTTTCAAACAAGCCATCAACTTAATCGATGCCATTAATGTCAGCAGCTTGGTGAAAAAGCATGGTGCAGACCATTACTATAAGACGTTTAAGGCAAAACC from Williamwhitmania taraxaci encodes:
- a CDS encoding DUF4372 domain-containing protein, whose translation is MGKNTEIKLVGQPIFKQAINLIDAINVSSLVKKHGADHYYKTFKAKP